In Sylvia atricapilla isolate bSylAtr1 chromosome 27, bSylAtr1.pri, whole genome shotgun sequence, one genomic interval encodes:
- the RARA gene encoding retinoic acid receptor alpha isoform X2, protein MYEGAAVAGLPPGPFLRMDFYGPGPRGCPPRRPPPWSSSGRSVETQSTSSEEIVPSPPSPPPLPRIYKPCFVCQDKSSGYHYGVSACEGCKGFFRRSIQKNMVYTCHRDKNCIINKVTRNRCQYCRLQKCFEVGMSKESVRNDRNKKKKDVPKPECSESYIITPEVEELIEKVRKAHQETFPALCQLGKYTTNNSSEQRVSLDIDLWDKFSELSTKCIIKTVEFAKQLPGFTTLTIADQITLLKAACLDILILRICTRYTPEQDTMTFSDGLTLNRTQMHNAGFGPLTDLVFAFANQLLPLEMDDAETGLLSAICLICGDRQDLEQPDKVDKLQEPLLEALKIYVRKRRPNKPHMFPKMLMKITDLRSISAKGAERVITLKMEIPGSMPPLIQEMLENSEGMDTMGGQAGGPRGGSLGPPPGSCSPSLSPSSNRSSPATHSP, encoded by the exons ATGTACGAGGGCGCGGCGGTGGCGGGGCTGCCCCCCGGCCCCTTCCTCCGCATGGATTTCTACGGGCCGggcccccggggctgccccccGCGCCGTCCCCCGCCGTGGAGCAGCTCCGGCCGCT CCGTCGAGACGCAGAGCACCAGCTCGGAGGAGATCGTGCCCAGCCCCCCGTCGCCCCCACCCCTGCCCCGCATCTACAAGCCCTGCTTCGTGTGCCAGGACAAGTCCTCGGGGTACCACTATGGGGTCAGCGCCTGCGAGGGCTGCAAG GGTTTCTTCCGCCGCAGCATCCAGAAGAACATGGTGTACACGTGCCACCGGGACAAGAACTGCATCATCAACAAGGTGACGCGCAACCGGTGCCAGTACTGCCGGCTCCAGAAGTGCTTCGAAGTCGGAATGTCCAAGGAGT CGGTCCGCAATGACCGaaacaagaagaagaaggacGTGCCCAAGCCGGAGTGCTCAGAGAGCTACATCATCACACCAGAGGTGGAGGAGCTCATCGAGAAGGTGCGCAAAGCCCACCAGGAGACCTTCCCCGCGCTCTGCCAGCTCGGCAAATACACTACG AACAACAGCTCGGAGCAGCGCGTGTCCCTGGACATCGACCTGTGGGACAAGTTCAGCGAGTTGTCCACCAAGTGCATCATCAAGACGGTGGAGTTCGCCAAGCAGCTCCCCGGCTTCACCACGCTCACCATCGCCGACCAGATCACCCTCCTCAAAGCCGCCTGCCTCGACATCCTG ATCCTGCGGATCTGCACGCGCTACACGCCGGAGCAGGACACCATGACCTTCTCGGACGGGCTGACGCTGAACCGCACGCAGATGCACAACGCGGGGTTCGGGCCCCTCACCGACCTGGTCTTCGCCTTCGCCAACCAGCTGCTGCCGCTGGAGATGGACGACGCTGAGACCGGGCTGCTCAGTGCCATCTGCCTCATCTGCGGAG ACCGCCAGGACCTGGAGCAGCCTGACAAGGTGGACAAGCTGCAGGAGCCACTGCTGGAGGCACTGAAGATCTACGTGAGGAAGAGGAGGCCCAACAAGCCCCACATGTTCCCCAAGATGCTCATGAAGATCACAGACCTGCGCAGCATCAGCGCCAAGG GCGCCGAGCGGGTGATCACGCTGAAGATGGAGATCCCGGGCTCGATGCCTCCACTCAtccaggagatgctggagaACTCGGAGGGCATGGACACAATGGGGGGGCAGGCGGGCGGCCCCCGCGGGGGCAGCCTGGGGCCTCCCCcgggcagctgcagccccagcctttCTCCCAGCTCCAACCGCAGCAGCCCGGCCACGCACTCGCCGTGA
- the GJD3 gene encoding gap junction delta-3 protein, with protein sequence MGEWGFLSSLLDAVQEHSPMVGRFWLVVMLLFRILVLATVGSDVFEDEQEEFVCNTQQPGCKPVCYDAAFPISHYRFLVFHVVVLSAPAALFVIFAVHQAAKPGRGGAPGQRARRLQPFYVGSVVARIAAELGFLLGQALLYGFRVQPLFVCRRRPCPHRVDCFVSRPTEKTVFIHFYFVVGLVSALLSLAELAHLLRKGPPARAGCCQRPKERGPAPGQPAGAAGGPQPRGDLTV encoded by the coding sequence ATGGGCGAGTGGGGCTTCCTGAGTTCGCTGCTGGACGCCGTGCAGGAGCACTCGCCCATGGTGGGCCGCTTCTGGCTGGTGGTGATGCTCCTCTTCCGCATCCTGGTCCTGGCCACCGTGGGCAGCGACGTCTTCGAGGACGAGCAGGAGGAGTTCGTGTGTAACACGCAGCAGCCGGGCTGCAAACCCGTGTGCTACGATGCCGCCTTCCCCATCTCCCACTATCGCTTCCTCGTTTTCCACGTCGTTGTGCTCTCGGCACCCGCCGCCCTCTTCGTCATCTTCGCCGTGCACCAGGCGGCCAAGCCGGGGCGCGGGGGGGCTCCCGGCCAGCGCGCCCGCCGCCTCCAGCCCTTCTACGTGGGCAGCGTGGTGGCCAGGATCGCCGCCGAGCTGGGCTTCCTGCTGGGCCAAGCGCTGCTCTACGGCTTCAGGGTGCAGCCCCTCTTCGTGTGCCGCCGCCGGCCCTGCCCGCACCGCGTCGATTGCTTCGTCTCCCGCCCCACCGAGAAAACCGTCTTCATCCATTTCTACTTCGTGGTGGGGCTGGTCTCGGCGCTGCTCAGCCTGGCCGAGCTCGCCCACCTCCTGCGCAAGGGACCCCCGGCCCGGGCCGGCTGCTGCCAGCGGCCGAAGGAGCGGGGTCCGGCGCCGGGACAGCCGGCGGGGGCTGCGGGTGGTCCCCAGCCGCGGGGAGACCTCACCGTGTGA
- the RARA gene encoding retinoic acid receptor alpha isoform X1, protein MASNSSSCPTPGGGHLNGYPVPPYAFFFPHMLGGLSPPSTLAGIQHQLPVSGYSTPSPATVETQSTSSEEIVPSPPSPPPLPRIYKPCFVCQDKSSGYHYGVSACEGCKGFFRRSIQKNMVYTCHRDKNCIINKVTRNRCQYCRLQKCFEVGMSKESVRNDRNKKKKDVPKPECSESYIITPEVEELIEKVRKAHQETFPALCQLGKYTTNNSSEQRVSLDIDLWDKFSELSTKCIIKTVEFAKQLPGFTTLTIADQITLLKAACLDILILRICTRYTPEQDTMTFSDGLTLNRTQMHNAGFGPLTDLVFAFANQLLPLEMDDAETGLLSAICLICGDRQDLEQPDKVDKLQEPLLEALKIYVRKRRPNKPHMFPKMLMKITDLRSISAKGAERVITLKMEIPGSMPPLIQEMLENSEGMDTMGGQAGGPRGGSLGPPPGSCSPSLSPSSNRSSPATHSP, encoded by the exons ATGGccagcaacagcagctcctgccccacgCCGGGTGGGGGGCACCTCAATGGCTACCCTGTGCCCCCCTACGCCTTCTTCTTCCCTCACATGCTGGGGGGGCTCTCACCGCCCAGCACCCTGGCCGGcatccagcaccagctccccGTCAGTGGATACAGCACCCCGTCACCTGCCA CCGTCGAGACGCAGAGCACCAGCTCGGAGGAGATCGTGCCCAGCCCCCCGTCGCCCCCACCCCTGCCCCGCATCTACAAGCCCTGCTTCGTGTGCCAGGACAAGTCCTCGGGGTACCACTATGGGGTCAGCGCCTGCGAGGGCTGCAAG GGTTTCTTCCGCCGCAGCATCCAGAAGAACATGGTGTACACGTGCCACCGGGACAAGAACTGCATCATCAACAAGGTGACGCGCAACCGGTGCCAGTACTGCCGGCTCCAGAAGTGCTTCGAAGTCGGAATGTCCAAGGAGT CGGTCCGCAATGACCGaaacaagaagaagaaggacGTGCCCAAGCCGGAGTGCTCAGAGAGCTACATCATCACACCAGAGGTGGAGGAGCTCATCGAGAAGGTGCGCAAAGCCCACCAGGAGACCTTCCCCGCGCTCTGCCAGCTCGGCAAATACACTACG AACAACAGCTCGGAGCAGCGCGTGTCCCTGGACATCGACCTGTGGGACAAGTTCAGCGAGTTGTCCACCAAGTGCATCATCAAGACGGTGGAGTTCGCCAAGCAGCTCCCCGGCTTCACCACGCTCACCATCGCCGACCAGATCACCCTCCTCAAAGCCGCCTGCCTCGACATCCTG ATCCTGCGGATCTGCACGCGCTACACGCCGGAGCAGGACACCATGACCTTCTCGGACGGGCTGACGCTGAACCGCACGCAGATGCACAACGCGGGGTTCGGGCCCCTCACCGACCTGGTCTTCGCCTTCGCCAACCAGCTGCTGCCGCTGGAGATGGACGACGCTGAGACCGGGCTGCTCAGTGCCATCTGCCTCATCTGCGGAG ACCGCCAGGACCTGGAGCAGCCTGACAAGGTGGACAAGCTGCAGGAGCCACTGCTGGAGGCACTGAAGATCTACGTGAGGAAGAGGAGGCCCAACAAGCCCCACATGTTCCCCAAGATGCTCATGAAGATCACAGACCTGCGCAGCATCAGCGCCAAGG GCGCCGAGCGGGTGATCACGCTGAAGATGGAGATCCCGGGCTCGATGCCTCCACTCAtccaggagatgctggagaACTCGGAGGGCATGGACACAATGGGGGGGCAGGCGGGCGGCCCCCGCGGGGGCAGCCTGGGGCCTCCCCcgggcagctgcagccccagcctttCTCCCAGCTCCAACCGCAGCAGCCCGGCCACGCACTCGCCGTGA